The following coding sequences lie in one Polluticoccus soli genomic window:
- a CDS encoding PKD domain-containing protein has translation MKRTLTPLLFMLACVLLFADISTAQSWQWGKRGGGNATGLNVNPEDNVIDMSTDKNGNVYVLSVVETSGSEDVNGQSFAGFGAKDMLLSSFNCNGSFRWKKVIGGPSGDVLATQRFGVKTDSLGHVYVAGYVFSSTGTKGFDTDTVLPSGYAKTMFLVQYDTSGAYNWLRMPQPDTMQSIYSNRYGTIDMEVDNAGNVYWLCIMNPCSLAGSTLTIPTQGIYILKYSASGNLSSVTPVEMQATYQSQFRGSLTRDKNNGRFYLAGQYTSGTLTVGGQPITKQGYISAFDNLGNFLWKRENTIGGGFTSRIAIDGQSNLYVSGNSANGDNFNGTVLNNPFGGHGLPFVVKIDPAGNNVWLKNFYTNGATFAGGLALRGSNEVAINGSYPGKLVLPGVDSLNHILNQSYDVFLARFNTQTGVLIGLDSIASPFGYREIASSMTSDTKGNLYVGGLFEAQVTIASTMLNNSGGPTDFFIAKYGSANCTCTTPVSSYTFNAPANSAIAAFTYNGTSPYDSLRWDFGDGGTSTSATPTHTYASTGTYNVCVTVYNACGSDTKCQTVSVTVGIDEVQVLDEITIYPNPVSNKLTINGAAGATAELYNVMGSKVYTGKLSVDNAEISTASLPAGSYILQLTTADGHRKTIKLAKE, from the coding sequence ATGAAAAGAACATTAACGCCGCTATTATTCATGTTAGCCTGCGTATTACTATTTGCAGATATTTCAACTGCGCAAAGCTGGCAGTGGGGAAAGAGAGGCGGAGGAAATGCAACTGGACTCAACGTAAATCCTGAGGATAATGTAATTGACATGTCGACGGACAAAAATGGGAACGTATATGTGCTTTCTGTTGTAGAAACGAGTGGCTCAGAAGATGTCAACGGTCAGTCTTTTGCCGGTTTTGGTGCAAAAGATATGTTGCTTTCCAGCTTTAATTGTAATGGTTCGTTCCGATGGAAAAAAGTCATTGGAGGTCCAAGTGGCGATGTGTTAGCGACTCAACGATTTGGCGTTAAAACAGACTCGTTAGGCCATGTCTACGTTGCTGGATATGTTTTCTCGAGTACAGGAACAAAAGGTTTTGATACCGATACGGTGCTGCCATCAGGGTATGCAAAGACGATGTTCTTAGTACAATATGATACCTCGGGTGCCTACAACTGGCTGCGCATGCCTCAGCCGGATACTATGCAGTCGATATATAGCAACAGGTATGGCACAATCGATATGGAAGTAGACAACGCTGGGAATGTATATTGGTTGTGCATTATGAATCCATGCTCTTTGGCTGGCAGCACTCTCACAATACCGACTCAGGGAATTTACATACTGAAATATAGTGCGTCTGGTAATTTATCGTCCGTGACGCCTGTAGAAATGCAGGCAACTTATCAATCTCAATTTCGAGGTTCTTTGACACGAGATAAAAACAATGGACGTTTCTACCTGGCTGGTCAATATACATCAGGAACGTTGACGGTCGGAGGCCAACCCATAACAAAGCAAGGGTATATCAGTGCATTTGATAATTTGGGCAATTTCCTTTGGAAGCGGGAAAATACTATCGGTGGAGGTTTTACGAGCCGTATCGCTATTGATGGACAAAGCAATTTGTATGTTTCTGGCAATTCGGCAAATGGCGATAATTTCAATGGCACAGTTCTAAATAATCCATTTGGTGGCCACGGATTACCTTTTGTAGTTAAGATAGATCCCGCCGGTAATAATGTCTGGTTGAAAAATTTTTATACCAATGGAGCGACGTTCGCTGGCGGACTTGCTTTGCGCGGCAGTAATGAAGTCGCTATTAATGGATCTTATCCTGGTAAATTGGTACTGCCCGGTGTAGACTCACTCAATCACATTTTAAACCAGAGCTATGATGTGTTCCTTGCCAGGTTTAACACACAAACTGGTGTTCTTATTGGATTAGATTCTATTGCAAGTCCTTTTGGCTACCGTGAAATAGCTAGCAGTATGACGAGTGATACTAAGGGTAACCTGTATGTAGGTGGCCTATTCGAGGCTCAGGTAACAATAGCATCAACGATGCTCAACAACTCCGGCGGCCCTACCGACTTCTTCATAGCCAAATACGGCAGTGCCAACTGTACTTGTACTACACCGGTATCAAGCTACACCTTCAATGCGCCAGCGAATAGTGCAATAGCAGCCTTCACCTACAACGGCACATCGCCTTACGATAGCCTGCGCTGGGATTTTGGTGATGGTGGAACCAGTACCAGTGCTACACCTACACATACTTATGCCAGCACCGGCACTTACAATGTATGCGTAACCGTATACAACGCCTGCGGCTCAGACACCAAGTGCCAGACTGTGAGTGTAACAGTAGGCATAGACGAAGTGCAGGTGTTGGATGAGATCACTATCTATCCAAACCCTGTAAGCAACAAGCTAACTATAAACGGCGCAGCAGGAGCAACAGCAGAACTGTACAATGTAATGGGCAGCAAAGTGTACACCGGCAAGCTGTCAGTTGATAACGCAGAGATCAGCACAGCATCCTTGCCAGCCGGCAGCTACATACTGCAGCTAACCACAGCAGATGGCCACCGCAAAACAATAAAACTGGCTAAAGAATAA
- a CDS encoding PKD domain-containing protein — MKRTLTPALVFVFLICNLSLVSAQSWQWGKRGGGNATGTNQTPEDNVMDMATDRNGNVYILSIVETLGNEDIDGQFVNGFGTKDVLLSSFNCNGVLRWKKIFGGPSSEVLSGFNHSVRTDTTGHVYVVGDIYPSGGTSGFDTDTILPAGYKKNRYLVQYDTSGNFNWLRMPQPDTMSGGTSNRYRSVDLDVDNAGNVYWLCIMDKCQIAGTSQSIPSQGPYVLKYDVNGSFLGYTTLQMQAGGLLQSNFKCRLERDNSNGRFYLAGQYESGQLIISTQIVNSCYVGAFDAAGNLLWKKENSLLSNGFSGRPQIDAQGNIYLLGQSRGGDNFNGTAINNPLGLGAFPFIVKLDANGNNIWLKSSATDAATFCGGIALKNNNEVAISGSYPRRLYWVGMDSLENPTNTGYDIFVARFNAQTGAMLRLDSLDSPTGYDDHSSALVADSKGNYYIGGSFAAQLTVNSNVLNNSGGPTDFFIAKYGSANCTCTAPVSSYTFNAPANSAIAAFTYNGTSPYDSLRWDFGDGGTSTSATPTHTYASTGTYNVCVTVYNPCGSDTKCQTVSVTVGIDEVQVLDEITIYPNPVSNKLTINGAAGATAELYNVMGSKVYSGKLSVDNAEISTASLPAGSYILQLTTADGHRKTIKLAKE, encoded by the coding sequence ATGAAAAGAACATTAACGCCAGCACTAGTCTTTGTCTTTTTGATCTGTAACCTATCACTAGTTAGCGCTCAAAGCTGGCAATGGGGAAAGAGAGGAGGAGGAAATGCAACTGGAACTAATCAAACACCAGAAGACAATGTGATGGATATGGCGACCGATAGAAATGGAAATGTGTATATATTGTCAATTGTTGAAACCTTAGGCAACGAAGACATCGATGGACAATTCGTAAATGGTTTTGGTACAAAAGACGTTTTGCTTTCAAGTTTTAACTGTAATGGCGTCTTACGTTGGAAAAAAATATTTGGTGGCCCAAGTAGCGAAGTTCTTAGTGGCTTTAATCATTCTGTAAGAACTGATACAACAGGGCATGTGTATGTCGTCGGTGATATTTATCCAAGCGGCGGCACAAGCGGTTTTGATACAGATACCATACTGCCTGCTGGCTACAAAAAGAATCGCTACCTGGTACAGTATGACACAAGTGGAAATTTCAACTGGCTGCGGATGCCCCAGCCCGATACAATGTCCGGGGGCACGAGTAATCGCTATAGGTCAGTGGATCTTGATGTGGATAATGCGGGGAATGTGTATTGGTTGTGTATCATGGACAAATGTCAAATTGCGGGAACATCACAAAGCATTCCGAGCCAAGGTCCTTATGTTTTAAAGTATGATGTTAATGGCAGCTTTTTGGGTTATACGACATTACAGATGCAGGCAGGCGGGCTATTGCAATCAAATTTTAAATGCCGCCTGGAGAGAGATAATTCCAATGGCCGTTTTTACTTAGCCGGTCAATACGAATCTGGTCAGCTAATCATAAGTACGCAGATTGTCAATTCCTGCTATGTAGGTGCGTTTGATGCTGCAGGAAATCTTCTTTGGAAGAAAGAAAATTCTTTGCTTTCAAATGGATTTTCTGGCAGGCCGCAAATAGATGCGCAAGGCAATATTTACCTATTAGGTCAATCGCGTGGCGGAGACAATTTTAATGGAACTGCCATCAACAATCCTCTGGGGTTAGGTGCTTTCCCCTTTATTGTAAAACTGGATGCAAACGGCAACAATATCTGGTTGAAAAGTTCAGCGACCGATGCTGCGACCTTTTGTGGTGGGATAGCCCTAAAGAACAATAACGAAGTTGCTATCTCTGGATCATACCCCCGTCGCCTTTATTGGGTAGGAATGGACTCTTTAGAGAATCCTACTAATACGGGCTACGATATTTTTGTGGCGCGGTTTAATGCACAAACGGGTGCTATGCTTCGATTGGACTCTTTGGATAGTCCGACAGGATACGATGATCACTCTTCTGCCCTGGTGGCAGATAGCAAGGGTAACTATTACATCGGTGGAAGCTTTGCAGCGCAGCTTACTGTCAATTCTAACGTTCTCAACAACTCTGGCGGTCCTACAGATTTCTTCATTGCCAAATACGGCAGTGCCAACTGTACCTGTACTGCACCGGTATCAAGCTATACCTTCAATGCACCTGCCAATAGTGCAATAGCAGCATTTACCTACAATGGCACCTCGCCATACGATAGCCTGCGCTGGGATTTTGGTGATGGTGGTACCAGCACCAGTGCTACGCCTACGCATACTTATGCCAGCACCGGCACTTACAATGTATGCGTAACCGTATACAACCCCTGTGGTTCAGACACTAAATGCCAGACTGTTAGTGTGACTGTTGGCATAGACGAAGTACAGGTGTTGGATGAGATCACTATTTATCCAAACCCTGTAAGTAACAAGCTAACCATAAACGGTGCAGCCGGCGCAACAGCAGAACTGTACAACGTAATGGGTAGCAAAGTATACTCCGGCAAGCTGTCAGTCGATAACGCAGAGATCAGCACAGCGTCATTGCCAGCCGGCAGCTATATACTGCAACTCACCACAGCAGACGGCCACCGCAAAACAATAAAACTGGCAAAAGAATAA
- a CDS encoding PKD domain-containing protein, with the protein MQTLLKFGMLMCMVFLCVLARGQTPITITGPDTLCKGSSGAYAISPTTGFTYTWSVTSQGNIQSPGNSGATVVWNGTGLATLTVNGVNGGSTQQGNKTVYILPPPEPQMTWNAQVGCQITNPLGEGHDSSETSIGNSTCLRVCENSYVTYSVPNGGATSTFAWTVAGGTIISGGTSSSCVVHWGAAGNGSITVTETDAYGCSGSKTKCIEIIPGPTADFSVNPGLSACINQLLYFTDISSVGTGSPIVSWYWSFGDGTYSAVQNPTHAYTSGGTYPVTLIVKNECNCTDTVTYDIEVSDVQAIPIHCPIVVCEGEKDRYWVDLTQLSDMGISCPGPYIWDASPYGTVVSSGVTGSEAWVVIKWNSAPMPTSPDGFGYVTFDASTCTGTCPGLVVAKVPIIGTETQITGPSTICANKQYRYTLPQWPATLFTWTLSPSTGATLIPTDQPNEYIVQANFGGTYTLKATWKKTMPIECGSSAELVINVEPPVIVSGLNKACENSSQTYTLSGTSNPGDWTLNGPGGFLQTGTGTSTFNANFTVPGTYTLTVSGSFCSPDPLIIKVAPTPPAVDSIDGPDTICLGTPYTFTAFDAVPGSNFYWEYEDGTGPAVVLQNPGTASITFTDPNGPYKIRVWRKLKDAPYCESAKLEKVLYTPKVVADITGPTTVCANTTANYNAGYALGDTYVWSINPSVDGSIATGNNTPNVTVQWNKVTTAHFVDLYVKITKCGVTDEDTLKVWVTPTVNVTITGPTTECRGVPVTFGFTPSVSPYTSITWDFGDNTSIVTGTTAPTHTYNSSIQANTTYTVSLEITDPNGCTVPAKANHTITIKPAPVANITPVGPINVCPPATHTTTLTATIQSGFGGPTTGINWYEASAPTISLNTTTSYAPPGNGTYYAVVTNPNGCTAQTNQVVFGSACPGSPCTISPNPTVSASCSLSDCGEVTVTGSHTGSPVSGPVWTYPPQVTSVSGTNPKVFTFDKAGYYDFSYKVTYMGTSGLCEREDKCTTTVPFIADLKYKLTCGTGNYNLTLLDNSNYIVPITNFAFYLYTGTIGTPAQSGTSTQYTTTVTPGVLYNAALKISAPGYPDCWAFVPIQVPALPVANFVASPNPGCVNTPISFTNTSTPSTSPSVLTSDWNFLDGASVIMEHAKRVYSSTLGGGYNVTLTVTDKYGCTDVETKNVTIMSNGLVGELDISPVKFCKGDPFTISYDNQGTASPITYTWKKDGVILPGSPTTSGSYSPLYDPGSYWVEVEGNWGCKAATPAKPADHIHVPDAIIDGEKNYCSGEMVVLNGDGGPGVTDYKWYRNGSLIASGNVPILNDYVAAVGTYIYKLEISVTDGGVTCTNTSANFPVTISMPALPPGLSFTINDCATYEVEITATSSTTGTYTWSNGMSGNPITVYEGGPYKVFFQADNGCEASAEIDVPKDPEVYLWVFPTGCKALCAEFFPFTLYGPIIPFNRWEWKEHSGTASWLVGTGLVSPYQVTGPGQYTLTLDNGYCSDESGVLDLTMIKDCCDDVQLDVMNVQQVDDNGKCRYDLDVQINNPGPHDMDVWLSSSWGTFKYGPPPYTGSMNVPAGSQNFQVEFHPNPGFPGGPTWIKIVSQQMTDDGQIVWCKDSIEVDFPPCAGPCEVEMSLDNVWIEDPCQIKVRLYMNNMSGVTVNGTFTTPYGTLSPATTSIGPGGGYYTFNFTPYPAYVGGGWSTIKFTTSYMGTDGQVHYCDQDISVEFPEQCITVYEPCGFGLFIEYFQGPNEPCNYNAYLAVHNPFPGTKPVTITSNVGTFSPSTYNVPSGMWNWLSPTPVFTPNPGFSGGMAWIILSSYYINSDGDTVHCADSFHVNLPGCGGIIIGGKHSYAGDGDQSLKDQSPDMFGQLLLMPNPSKGVTTLKYHYTGDDANHERNIDVYDVMGRLIERVYVKGDTGVHILRLDNQPPGVYTVMMKEDGKTIQHQKLVIAK; encoded by the coding sequence ATGCAGACACTTCTGAAATTCGGCATGTTGATGTGTATGGTCTTCCTTTGCGTACTGGCGCGGGGACAAACACCCATCACCATCACCGGTCCCGACACACTATGTAAAGGCAGCTCCGGCGCCTATGCTATTTCTCCAACCACGGGTTTTACCTACACGTGGTCGGTCACTTCACAGGGCAATATCCAGTCTCCAGGTAACAGCGGTGCCACCGTTGTTTGGAATGGAACCGGTCTTGCTACGCTTACCGTAAATGGCGTAAACGGAGGATCAACGCAGCAGGGGAACAAAACAGTATACATACTGCCCCCGCCCGAACCCCAAATGACGTGGAATGCACAAGTAGGGTGCCAGATCACCAACCCGCTTGGTGAAGGGCACGACTCTTCGGAAACAAGTATTGGAAACAGTACCTGCCTGAGGGTGTGCGAAAACAGCTATGTGACCTACTCAGTGCCTAACGGAGGCGCGACCAGTACTTTTGCATGGACAGTAGCAGGCGGCACCATCATTTCGGGTGGTACGTCCAGCAGCTGTGTAGTGCACTGGGGTGCTGCAGGTAATGGTTCTATTACTGTTACCGAAACAGACGCTTACGGTTGCTCTGGATCTAAAACAAAATGCATTGAGATCATTCCCGGGCCCACAGCTGATTTCAGCGTTAATCCCGGTTTGAGCGCATGTATTAACCAGCTCCTGTATTTTACAGACATCTCTTCTGTAGGTACAGGGTCTCCTATCGTTTCATGGTATTGGAGTTTTGGCGACGGTACTTATTCTGCCGTACAAAACCCTACCCATGCTTACACAAGTGGCGGTACCTACCCTGTAACATTGATTGTTAAAAACGAATGTAACTGTACCGACACCGTTACTTACGACATTGAAGTAAGTGATGTACAAGCCATTCCTATTCACTGCCCGATAGTGGTATGTGAAGGCGAAAAAGACAGGTATTGGGTAGATCTTACTCAGCTGTCCGATATGGGCATCAGCTGTCCCGGCCCATACATCTGGGATGCTTCGCCATATGGTACGGTAGTGTCTTCAGGTGTTACTGGTTCCGAGGCCTGGGTGGTCATTAAATGGAATAGCGCACCGATGCCTACCTCTCCCGATGGTTTCGGTTACGTGACCTTTGACGCCAGCACTTGTACGGGTACTTGTCCTGGCCTGGTGGTAGCTAAAGTGCCTATCATCGGTACAGAGACGCAGATCACTGGTCCATCAACCATTTGCGCCAACAAGCAATACCGCTACACACTTCCTCAGTGGCCTGCTACATTATTCACATGGACACTGTCTCCATCTACAGGTGCTACGCTGATACCTACCGACCAGCCTAACGAGTACATCGTACAGGCGAATTTTGGTGGTACGTATACGCTGAAGGCAACCTGGAAGAAAACAATGCCGATAGAATGCGGCAGCAGCGCAGAACTGGTGATCAATGTAGAACCACCTGTTATTGTATCAGGATTGAACAAGGCTTGCGAGAACTCTTCGCAGACTTATACTCTGTCTGGTACTTCAAATCCCGGCGACTGGACACTGAACGGTCCTGGTGGTTTCTTGCAGACAGGCACGGGTACCAGCACCTTCAATGCCAACTTCACGGTACCGGGTACTTATACCCTGACAGTGAGTGGCAGCTTCTGCTCGCCCGATCCGCTGATCATTAAAGTAGCGCCTACGCCTCCGGCTGTAGACAGCATTGATGGTCCGGACACTATTTGCCTGGGTACGCCGTATACGTTCACAGCATTTGATGCGGTGCCAGGTTCTAATTTCTATTGGGAATATGAAGACGGTACCGGTCCTGCCGTTGTTTTGCAGAATCCGGGTACTGCAAGCATTACCTTCACCGACCCCAATGGCCCATATAAAATAAGGGTATGGCGTAAGCTGAAAGACGCTCCGTATTGCGAATCCGCTAAGCTGGAGAAAGTATTGTATACACCGAAAGTGGTGGCCGATATCACTGGGCCTACTACTGTGTGTGCCAATACCACTGCCAACTACAATGCTGGCTACGCTTTGGGCGATACATATGTATGGAGCATAAATCCATCGGTAGATGGTAGTATTGCTACAGGTAATAACACGCCGAATGTTACGGTACAGTGGAACAAAGTAACTACTGCGCACTTCGTTGATCTGTATGTTAAGATCACTAAATGCGGTGTTACAGACGAGGACACACTGAAGGTATGGGTAACACCAACTGTCAATGTAACTATCACCGGCCCAACAACAGAATGCCGTGGCGTGCCGGTTACCTTTGGCTTTACACCGTCGGTTTCACCATATACCAGCATAACCTGGGATTTTGGTGATAACACCTCAATTGTCACCGGTACGACCGCGCCAACACATACGTACAATTCGTCGATCCAGGCCAACACTACTTATACAGTTTCCCTGGAGATCACTGATCCTAACGGATGTACGGTACCTGCCAAGGCCAACCATACCATAACGATAAAACCTGCGCCTGTAGCAAACATCACGCCAGTAGGGCCAATTAATGTTTGTCCTCCGGCTACACATACTACAACGTTGACTGCTACGATACAATCGGGTTTTGGTGGCCCTACTACAGGTATCAATTGGTATGAGGCATCAGCTCCAACTATATCGTTGAATACAACTACCAGTTACGCGCCTCCGGGCAACGGTACTTATTATGCCGTTGTGACCAATCCTAACGGATGTACAGCGCAAACTAACCAGGTAGTATTTGGTAGTGCCTGCCCGGGTTCTCCGTGCACTATTTCACCCAATCCTACGGTGTCTGCTTCCTGCAGCCTGAGCGATTGCGGTGAGGTAACGGTTACAGGTTCGCATACGGGTAGCCCTGTATCTGGGCCAGTGTGGACATATCCTCCACAGGTAACCAGCGTTTCAGGTACCAACCCTAAAGTGTTTACTTTCGATAAGGCAGGTTATTACGACTTCTCTTACAAGGTGACCTACATGGGTACCAGCGGCCTCTGCGAGCGCGAGGATAAATGCACTACTACCGTGCCGTTTATTGCAGATCTGAAATACAAACTCACCTGCGGAACGGGCAACTATAACCTGACACTGCTCGACAACTCGAACTATATAGTACCAATTACCAACTTCGCGTTTTACCTGTACACAGGCACCATAGGCACGCCTGCGCAGAGCGGTACCAGCACGCAGTACACTACTACGGTAACACCGGGAGTACTTTACAACGCGGCGCTGAAGATCAGCGCTCCGGGCTATCCTGATTGCTGGGCTTTTGTACCTATCCAGGTGCCAGCACTGCCGGTAGCGAATTTCGTGGCGTCACCTAATCCTGGTTGTGTGAATACCCCAATATCCTTTACGAACACTAGCACGCCATCAACATCGCCATCAGTTTTAACCAGTGATTGGAATTTCCTTGATGGAGCAAGTGTTATTATGGAACATGCAAAACGAGTATACAGTTCGACGCTCGGCGGTGGTTACAACGTTACGTTGACTGTTACAGATAAATATGGTTGTACTGATGTAGAGACGAAGAATGTGACGATAATGTCGAATGGTTTGGTGGGTGAGTTGGATATATCGCCTGTAAAGTTCTGCAAGGGAGATCCGTTCACCATTTCATACGACAATCAGGGAACCGCTTCTCCGATTACCTACACATGGAAAAAAGATGGCGTCATCTTGCCTGGATCTCCAACTACATCTGGTTCCTATTCACCTCTATACGATCCAGGAAGTTATTGGGTTGAAGTAGAAGGAAATTGGGGTTGTAAGGCTGCAACACCAGCAAAACCTGCAGACCATATCCACGTTCCTGATGCTATCATAGATGGCGAGAAGAACTACTGCAGTGGCGAAATGGTGGTGCTGAACGGCGATGGAGGTCCTGGCGTGACCGACTACAAATGGTACCGCAATGGCAGCCTCATCGCCTCGGGCAACGTACCTATACTGAATGACTATGTAGCTGCGGTGGGTACCTATATCTACAAGCTGGAGATCAGCGTCACAGATGGTGGCGTTACCTGCACCAATACGAGTGCCAATTTCCCGGTTACCATCAGTATGCCGGCTTTGCCTCCGGGCCTTAGCTTTACCATCAACGACTGTGCTACTTACGAGGTAGAGATAACCGCTACCAGCAGCACAACAGGTACCTATACCTGGAGCAATGGTATGAGCGGCAACCCGATCACGGTGTACGAGGGCGGCCCATATAAAGTGTTCTTCCAGGCCGATAACGGTTGCGAAGCCAGCGCCGAGATCGACGTGCCCAAAGACCCTGAAGTGTACCTATGGGTATTCCCTACAGGCTGCAAGGCGCTATGTGCGGAATTCTTCCCCTTCACCCTGTATGGTCCAATCATACCGTTTAACAGGTGGGAGTGGAAAGAACATAGCGGCACCGCTTCCTGGTTGGTAGGAACGGGTTTGGTGAGTCCCTACCAGGTAACAGGCCCCGGCCAGTACACGCTGACGCTGGATAACGGCTACTGCAGCGACGAGTCGGGCGTGCTCGATCTCACAATGATCAAAGATTGCTGCGACGATGTGCAGCTGGATGTAATGAATGTGCAGCAGGTTGACGACAATGGCAAATGCCGTTACGACCTCGATGTGCAGATCAACAACCCCGGCCCGCACGATATGGATGTATGGTTGTCTTCATCGTGGGGTACGTTCAAATACGGTCCTCCGCCCTATACGGGCAGCATGAACGTTCCTGCGGGTTCGCAAAACTTCCAGGTCGAGTTCCATCCTAACCCCGGTTTCCCCGGCGGCCCTACCTGGATAAAGATAGTGAGCCAGCAAATGACCGACGATGGCCAGATAGTTTGGTGTAAGGATTCTATAGAGGTAGACTTCCCGCCATGTGCTGGTCCTTGCGAGGTGGAAATGTCGCTGGATAATGTATGGATCGAAGATCCGTGCCAGATCAAAGTACGCCTGTACATGAACAACATGAGCGGTGTAACCGTTAACGGCACCTTCACTACTCCTTACGGTACATTGTCGCCTGCTACTACCAGCATCGGCCCAGGTGGCGGCTACTACACGTTCAACTTCACTCCGTACCCGGCCTATGTAGGCGGTGGCTGGAGCACCATCAAGTTTACTACCAGCTATATGGGTACAGACGGACAAGTGCATTATTGCGACCAGGATATCAGTGTTGAATTCCCTGAACAGTGCATAACAGTGTACGAGCCATGTGGTTTTGGCCTGTTCATCGAATACTTCCAGGGCCCTAACGAGCCATGTAACTACAATGCGTACCTCGCAGTACACAATCCGTTCCCGGGCACCAAACCGGTAACGATCACCAGCAATGTGGGCACGTTCTCGCCGTCTACTTACAATGTGCCTTCGGGCATGTGGAACTGGTTAAGTCCTACGCCGGTATTTACGCCTAACCCCGGCTTCTCGGGTGGCATGGCCTGGATCATACTCAGCTCTTACTACATCAACAGCGACGGCGATACGGTGCATTGTGCCGATAGCTTCCATGTGAACCTGCCGGGCTGTGGTGGTATCATAATAGGTGGCAAGCATAGCTACGCCGGCGATGGCGACCAGTCATTGAAAGACCAGAGTCCGGATATGTTTGGACAACTGCTGCTGATGCCGAACCCATCGAAAGGTGTTACTACTTTAAAGTATCACTACACGGGCGATGACGCCAACCACGAGCGCAATATAGATGTCTATGATGTTATGGGCAGACTGATAGAGCGTGTATACGTGAAGGGCGACACAGGTGTGCATATACTGCGCCTCGACAACCAGCCTCCGGGCGTATATACCGTCATGATGAAAGAAGACGGAAAGACGATACAGCACCAAAAACTGGTAATAGCTAAATAG
- a CDS encoding sensor histidine kinase, translating to MEKQEIEFQYERQLLKTKLEVQEKGLNHLSQEIHDNIGQVLTSVYANLITVLNSQNFDARELIEITKNQVSHALKDLRNISHVLNSGYINRIGLEESIKKELDYLSSYHAIEFTTSFDGEIDNLPPDKELMVFRIAQEALTNIVKHANASQVTIAISQDNHDLKMAITDNGIGFADTDEAPKGIGLLTMQQRAEVMNGSLKLTSTQRLGASLILTIPAYE from the coding sequence TTGGAAAAACAGGAGATCGAATTTCAGTATGAACGGCAACTGCTCAAAACCAAACTGGAAGTACAGGAGAAAGGATTAAATCACTTATCACAAGAGATCCACGATAATATCGGACAGGTTTTGACAAGCGTTTATGCAAATCTTATCACTGTTTTAAATAGCCAGAATTTTGACGCCCGCGAGTTGATCGAAATAACGAAAAACCAGGTATCGCATGCACTGAAAGACCTCCGCAATATTAGTCATGTGTTAAACAGCGGGTATATAAACAGAATCGGGTTGGAAGAATCCATTAAAAAAGAGTTAGATTATCTGAGTTCGTATCATGCAATAGAATTTACAACTAGTTTCGATGGTGAGATCGACAACCTGCCGCCGGATAAAGAACTAATGGTTTTCAGAATTGCACAGGAAGCTCTTACCAACATTGTAAAACATGCCAACGCCTCGCAAGTGACCATTGCCATATCACAAGACAACCACGATCTCAAAATGGCCATTACGGATAATGGTATTGGTTTTGCGGATACAGACGAAGCCCCTAAAGGCATCGGCTTGCTAACGATGCAGCAACGGGCTGAAGTAATGAATGGATCTTTGAAGTTAACTTCGACCCAACGTTTAGGAGCGAGTCTTATTTTGACAATACCAGCCTATGAATAA
- a CDS encoding response regulator transcription factor, translating into MNNPHAIHVAIADDHTVVRDSISKMIATFPGFRVTIEASNGKELIEQLKGTKPFPEICVLDIQMPDMNGYETMAYIKEKWPKLKVLALSMLDDEFAVIKMLKLGARGYIVKSSDLEELQKALNAIHDRGYYSSELVASNFFQLLNSDNDEALYKITEREQQFLKYCPTELTLKEIAQKMGVSTSTVQGYRNMLFDKLNLKTRQGLAIFAVKSGIVSFEDL; encoded by the coding sequence ATGAATAATCCCCACGCCATACACGTAGCTATTGCTGACGACCATACTGTTGTCAGAGATTCGATCAGCAAAATGATCGCCACTTTCCCAGGTTTTAGAGTAACTATTGAAGCCAGCAACGGAAAAGAACTTATTGAGCAGTTGAAGGGTACAAAACCATTTCCGGAAATATGCGTACTGGACATACAAATGCCAGATATGAACGGATATGAAACAATGGCCTACATCAAAGAAAAATGGCCCAAATTGAAAGTATTAGCTCTTTCGATGCTCGATGATGAGTTTGCTGTAATAAAAATGCTAAAGCTGGGTGCCCGCGGGTACATTGTAAAAAGCAGTGACCTCGAGGAATTGCAAAAAGCGTTGAATGCAATTCACGACAGAGGTTATTATAGTTCTGAGCTCGTGGCCAGCAACTTTTTTCAATTGCTTAACAGTGATAATGACGAAGCACTATATAAGATCACCGAACGTGAGCAACAATTCTTAAAATACTGTCCAACCGAACTCACGCTAAAAGAGATAGCCCAGAAGATGGGAGTAAGTACAAGCACGGTGCAGGGTTATCGCAATATGTTATTCGATAAGCTAAACTTAAAGACAAGGCAGGGTCTTGCAATCTTCGCTGTTAAATCCGGCATCGTTTCTTTCGAAGACTTATAG